In a single window of the Paramisgurnus dabryanus chromosome 23, PD_genome_1.1, whole genome shotgun sequence genome:
- the hapln3 gene encoding hyaluronan and proteoglycan link protein 3, translated as MWIIRHLLVFLMHFSLGSFAQRFSNGFYYQDIVNGNGNGEIFYHRIRLHVESPEPLVSAVQGSNVTLPCHYRYEPELSTPRRTRVKWFWQPVHSGEQERDVMVAIGARHRSYGDFKGRVRIRRSAPGDASLVINPLQSDDTGRYRCEIIDGLEDESITVHLKFRGVVFPYHSSRGRYLMNFHEAKEACEQQDAHLATFDQLFAAWEEGLDWCNAGWLADGTAQYPVSVPREACGGTEMAPGVRSYGIRDKDLDRFDAFCFTSCIRGEVYFLEHHPKLNFTEAAEACAGDGGRIAKVGQLYAAWRFVGLDQCDAGWLADGSVRYPIIAPRMNCGLTEPGVRSFGFPPKHLKHGVYCYKVRW; from the exons ATGTGGATTATACGCCACCTGCTGGTATTTCTCATGCACTTTTCACTCGGGAGCTTTGCACAGCGATTCTCCAACGGATTCTATTATCAGGACATAGTGAATGGAAATGGCAATGGGGAGA ttttttaccACAGAATTCGTCTCCACGTTGAGTCTCCTGAGCCTCTGGTGTCAGCTGTTCAGGGGAGCAACGTCACCCTTCCCTGTCATTACCGCTATGAGCCCGAACTCAGCACGCCCCGCAGAACGCGCGTCAAGTGGTTCTGGCAGCCCGTGCATAGCGGAGAACAGGAGCGTGACGTCATGGTGGCCATAGGTGCACGTCACCGGAGTTACGGAGACTTCAAAGGGCGCGTGCGGATCCGCCGAAGCGCCCCGGGCGACGCGTCCCTCGTTATCAACCCGCTACAGTCGGATGACACTGGGCGCTACCGCTGTGAAATTATCGATGGTCTGGAGGACGAAAGCATTACTGTGCATCTAAAGTTTCGAG GTGTGGTGTTCCCCTATCACTCCTCTAGGGGGCGCTATCTAATGAACTTTCACGAGGCTAAAGAGGCATGTGAACAGCAGGATGCCCACCTGGCCACTTTTGACCAGCTTTTCGCTGCTTGGGAGGAAGGGTTGGATTGGTGTAACGCTGGGTGGCTCGCTGATGGGACAGCGCAATACCCAGTTTCAGTGCCACGAGAGGCCTGCGGTGGTACTGAAATGGCTCCTGGTGTAAGAAGCTATGGCATTCGAGACAAAGATCTGGACCGATTTGATGCCTTCTGCTTCACTTCGTGCATAAGGG GGGAGGTCTACTTTCTGGAGCATCACCCCAAGTTGAATTTCACAGAGGCTGCAGAGGCCTGTGCCGGTGACGGAGGACGTATTGCTAAAGTTGGGCAGTTATATGCGGCCTGGAGGTTTGTGGGATTGGATCAGTGTGATGCCGGTTGGTTAGCTGATGGGAGTGTGCGTTACCCAATCATAGCTCCAAGAATGAACTGCGGTCTGACGGAACCAGGAGTGCGGAGCTTTGGGTTCCCTCCAAAGCATTTAAAACATGGCGTATATTGTTACAAAGTCCGCTGGTGA